The Haliaeetus albicilla chromosome 9, bHalAlb1.1, whole genome shotgun sequence genomic sequence GCAGTttgattatttccttttattatgACAGCAGTTCTCAGACTGGGGCCTACAGATCAAAATACTGGTTGCATAGTCAGCTACAGGACAGTAACAAAAGGTTAACAGTCCAACAGCAAAGTACTACTTTCCTCATCTGCTACATGCTACTATCATTACTACTGAGGCATATCAAACAGGAGGGGAGTTCATCTTCACAGTCAACTGATGGGATTTAAGATGCTTAAGAAATTTAAACCTTTAAAGATACCTTTGCAAGCATAAATAAGACAGAAACCCTGTGTTAGGATATCCAGAGAGACCCAACCTAAAACTAGTCCTAACTCAGCAGTATTTCTCTTGTTCCTTTCTAGCCTCAATAGCTTTTCTAGCTTAAACATAGGCCAACTGtcctagttttggctgggacagttaattttctttccagtagctggtatagtgttatgttttggatttagtatgagaataaagttgataacacactgatgatttcagttgttgccaagtagtgtttataccaagtcaaggatttttcagcttctcatgcccagccagcaagaaggctggaggggcacaagaagttgggaggggacgcagccagggcagctgacccgaactggccaaagggatattccataccacgtgatgtcatgcccagtatataaactggggggagctggctggggcaggaggggcagatcactgctgtggaactaactgggcattggtcagcaagtggtgagcaattgcattgtgcataatttgttttgtatattccaattctttttttattattgtaatgttattattataattttcttcctttacgtcctattaaactgttcttatcgCAACACACAAGTTTTTTTTGTgtccatccccccccccccattctctCCCCTAccccactgggtgtgggggaagtaagtgagcagctgcatggtgcttagttgctggctggggttaaaccatgacaccaacATAATGGAGTTTTTAACCAGCATCAGAAACAAAAACTTAAGATAATAATCTTGCTAAAGCCCATCTTAAGTTATCTACTTCTTTCAAACTCCATAGATAAGTAATATACACTGCAGTAGGCTTCCCCACCTCTCCCAACTCACACTTTCAGCAGTTATCTGGAAGTATTACATCTGCTCTAATATGTGGGTTTGGGACAGAAAGTTATGGCTGTTTAACACAAATCTACTATTAGTCAAGTACTACTGATAGTAAAACTAggcatttaaaaacacagtggGTCTTGTTTTTTGGATTTATAGCAAGCTGTACTCTCAGGCCTATTTCCAGGCAGCACTGCTCTCTTCTTGGAAGGACACAACAGAAGATGTGCTTTCATCAGAGCTTCAATCTTACTTTGACCAATAAAGAAGCTCTGAAGTACACTGTCAGTTGCATAGAGCTGCCTATGTCAGCTCTGAGAGTCTCTGATGGAAGTCTGGCTGAACCTGCTGAACTTCTTTTCACTTGTGACTCAATTTGAATTTGAAGAGCAGCTTCACACCTTGCAAGATATAGCCAACATACTAACCCTGTGCTCCTCCGATTCCCACAGGTCTGGGGACTGTGCAAGTCCCATTTCTTTATTATACAGTAAAATACAGATTGATTCTACTCCAATCTTTCTTCCATACACAGGTCATCACCAGATACACCTCAGGGTTCTGCTTCAGTCAGCACTTTTCCTTTATTCTCACCCCTTAAAAACTAATAATTTCTTCTTACTGCAAAGCTTAAGTAACATGCAGAGTTCTCGGTTCAGGTacttcagattttcctttttaaaggcaACAACGTAAGGCAAGTACTTTGACAGAGTACTCTACCTTAAGCAACTGTTAAATACCTTGCACAGCAAGCTCATCCACACCTCAGCAGTATCAGATAATTCTGTAACACAAAGCCTCCTACATCAGCTACAATAAGCAATACCATTAAACACCACATGTGCAGCAAATTCTTGCTCTAGTTTGAAGGGAAAGAGCAAATTTTACAGCTATTGTTGGTGGTAGTGGGAGTTACTGAGCTTACCACAGCGGAAGATAGATAATTGAGACAGCATAGGAACTTGGTAGGTCTTCCCATCAGCTCCATAAAATGGAcgtttctttgtattttcaggTCGAAATCGTGATTTCCATAAGCCCTTGAAATACACAGCATTTACTAGAACCAGTCTGGTTAAACTGCCATCAATATCATCTGGAGCTACAACCTGATCGATCATACctagaagaaataaagaaagtcTGAGTATTTGCTGTCGTAACACTGGCCTACTGTTCATTAAGAACCTGAAGCACATGATACTTTAGGCCTCTCTGTCTGTGAGTGTGCCAACTCCTCATGGGGCAATACATTTGAGGTTCATAAAGCCAATGGTATTTTTGTCAAAAAGTAAACCTTTGGGATAATTAGAAAGCAAACATATCTTGCTAATTGATAGACTGATGTTATTACTAGCAAGGCCTTACCCTTTCCAGCACATGAGCAGATTTAAGACTATGTTAGTGGTAACGGTTTCAGCTGAAGCACTTTCCTGTTCGCACACTGCTTGCAACACTGCTATGCGAAAGTGGTGATGTGGTAGTGAAAGAATTTGACAGCCTCATTTCACAAATACCACATCCAACATCATTAACACACTCCTCACATCCAGGAAGCACTGGCTTTAACTCCAAGAGATACCAAACATGTAGTTCACCTAGACTATGAATATGTTGCAAAACATGATTTCTGGCTTTAGCATATGTAACCTTGGCAACTAGATGCCATGAGGCTTGAACCACGAGGAGTTCTGTCAAGACAGTGTTAGTTAAAAATCCTCCACTAAACATGACTCCTAAGAACATGGCCATATCTTGCAACAGTTTAGGGCAGCAAGAGCAAAAGCTGAACTGCTTTACAGCTTTCCACAAATCTGATTTACTGAGCCAAATCTCTGAATTGCTTGAAAGCATCTTTTATGTTTGAGAAAGCATAGCTCTAAGAGAACTCTGCTTGGATTTCTCACCAGTTGTATGAAGGCAAGGAACAGTAGAAGCTCCCCTGATCCCATGGGCAGATGGACACACACACTATACACATCCCTCAAGGCCACCAGACAGGCAGATCTGTTGGGGCAGTGGGACTGCAGATTCCTGGCCCACCAGCTCTAAAACATCACACTAATGCCAGCTTAAAGACAGTTTTCAGCTGTAGGGCAGAGCTTTTTCTGCCTCCCCATCTTTCCCCAGTATTTCCATCTGAATCTGAGATGGCTCAGACACCACCCTGCCATGCACATAAAAGCACTCACCAATACTCACcccttgtttcatttttcacccACTGGTTGATGGAATCACATGCTGCATTTGGGTCCTCAAAGTCCACGCTCTTGACACTGCACTGAAACACCTCTTTGTTCCTTGTAACAAAAGGCACTTCCATTTTAAAGCCACTCTTTGCAAACACTGCATTAGCAATTGTAACAatgtctttattcttttttgagACTATGAGCCTGTTTATCTTCTTTAACGCTTTACCAACTCCTAGTTGGAAAGAACAGCAAGTTTAATTTAGAATAAGATGATGAACAAACAGTTACTTTATATGCAACTATTAATGACATGAAAGGTCAGACATTAAATGCTGGACTAGAAAAGGCGACCAAAGCAGGCATTCTGAGAGGCCTTCCAAAATACCCATTTCTGATCTCTCATCTGAAGAATGCTACTGTTTCCTAGCAAAGACAGGACTTTCACTGTGATTGATGCCTGCTGCTCCTCTAGCTGTCTGCTCAGAATGCTATGGACAGTGCTGGGGATAATATTGAGGTTCAAGTCTTGGTGTGGAGCTACTAACCACACTCTTTGACAGAACAGGCTGttccaaaaatgtatttcatatcATATAAGCCCAGGCCACCTGTCAGTTCTGACAGTGATAAAGAAAGTCAAGAGCTCAGCCTACTCACTCAGAGCAAACAGGTCTGCAGGATTATGCAGGTGGTCTTGAACCTTAGAGTGCAAAacaaaagttgttttctcaCCATCCTTCCTTTCCATTTACTGGAGAGCAAAGGAAGCTGTCAAGATTTCTATAATAAAGTTCAAGTCAAGTCTTGGTTTCCTTAAGGACTAGTTCCTGGCCTAAATCAGCTACAAGCAGGAGTCAATCCCTTAACACATATACttgcctttaaaaaaggaaaaagggagagcAGTAGGTTCCAGTGCTTACAGTCAAGATCCTTAGGACCTGAAAGCAGCTCATATCGAGTGCTTGCTAGCTCCTTCACTGCATGAGAGAAGGCATATGGCAGCACAGAAGAACTGCTATGTTCACCATACCCAGTTCTCCCCGCTGTTATGGCTTACGAATGAGTGCTTGTCTACACAGGAAAGCTATTGCCAGGCAAGCAACTTCATGTTCAACTGTTATATTGAACAGGATCATCGGGTGGCTGCTTTTACAGCAGTTACTAATGGGCTCCCTCTGTTTCCCAATACAATTTGGGCAGCAATGTTTCCAGACTGCTTCCATATGTAGACAAGCTTAAGATAAGAGATATGAAGGGAATACATTAGTTCAGAGTTATTCTCTTAGCTGCATACAAGAAAAAGCCTCAGATGGCTTTGCTGTTTCATGTATCATGAATGCTTTAGCAGTACTGTTTGTATAAATTTCTACATGTTTACTCTCCAATATTATGGGCAAATTCTTTTGGAGAACATACCATAACAAAGGTTCTCAAACTGTATTCTGTGGACCACTGGTGGTCCACGGAGCACTTGCTGGTGGTCCAGGGAGAGCTGGCTGGTCTCATGATGCTGGCTCTCCTCTTTGCTTCCAGCTGCTAAATTGCATTAAAAGACAGCTAAAGATAAATTAAATACTTTCCAAATACTACCTTTCCAAAGAAGCAGTTGCTGTAGTTGCCAAAGGCTTGTAAGGCAATCATGAACAAGAGCAGAGGAGATCTGTGCAAAGAGATAGGTAGCATCCCAGAACAAGTCTCTGTAACAAGGTACTGGCTACCTTCTAAGGAGTTTGAGAACCTCTGTGTCTCACAGTTAGGATTAGGAAGTCTGCAGGCCAAATAACACCAGTTGATACAATGCTTCAAAATTTTTGAGCATTCAAACGTTCCTAAAGTTGATTATCCCATGAAGAGATTTCAATCTACAACATTTAGATCTCAAGCTGAcaaatcattttgctgtactttaAACCCAGAaccaaaacagcaaagcaaatgaaGACAGGACATGTTAAATGACGATACTGCTCAAGATTTAAATGTGCACTTACCTCTTGAAGGGTTTCCTACTCCTGGAAGGAAGGCAGAATGCTGGCACTAAGATGTTAAGTCTTGCTGGCAAACACTCACAAAAATACTCAGCATGCAAAGTAAAGCAGCAAGAACCTTCAGCCTACACCCTCTTGAGGGGCAGACATTAGCAGAGGAATATAAACACAGATGCATGCAGTGTCAGGCACACAGACAAGCAGAAACGGCTGTTTCAAGAAGAGGGCACTAGAAAAACTACAGATTCAGGGATCCTGACAGCAGAAACACAAATGAACAAATCTGAAGAGCATCGAAGTGAAAGCATCAATTGTATGGTTAGAGCTTGCATTGCTTTCAATGCGGTAGCAAGAAATATTCTCTTGCCCTGTTATCTAAGGAGTGGCACATTAAAGGCTGTTCCGTACAGCCTGAAATGGGGTACTGCAGCCTTCCTGCATAGTGCTGGCACTGGACTGCCATCCACACTGCTCTGGAAAATCAATTTTGCAAAGATGAAGGCAACTAACCAAGGCCCTGAAGTCATTAACAAAGCTGTATATAAGCCAGTTCAAGTATATGTACATGTCCATACTCAAATTGCCAATTAACTTCAAGCATGTCCATTTTGTGCTTTGGTAAACAGAGTTAATTGGTATATGATGCAATCTGCCGCGCTTTGAAAGCCATCTCAAAACAGCATGAAGATTCTGACAAAACACACCCCAAAACACCTTAGGAATCACTGACCATTTACACTGTATCTCATCATAGTTGTCAGCTGCTTCTTTGTCTTGCCATCAGCACCCAGCTGCAAAACCCCCAGGACAGATGCAATCCCATGAGGAGAAACAACAACATTGTCCTGAGGCTTAGCTTTCACTATCTGATTGAAGACCTGGATTCCAACATCAGAGCTAAGTTCCTCCAGAGGATAAAAACTGAACTGGGAACATACAGATGTTAAAGTCCCAAGAACAAAGAGAAGTGGGAAGTGCCAGTTCATGGTTTCTGGTTGGAGATACCTATAagagaagaagaggggaaagttAAGTCAGCTTTTGCAAGTACAGCATTTTTATCTTCAACTTAAATTCTTATTCACCTAAAGAGCCAGCGAGTCCTGCACATACTCTATGCACCATTCACAGAGCTCTGGCAATGGGACTCATACCTGCATTTTACTGCTTCCAGTATTTTACGTCTAGGGGTTTCCAGAATCAGAGATAACCATAAAATAGCTATGTATCAGTGACTACAAGACAGGACAAAAGCCACCAAGTTGGGAGACTACCTCTCATGACACACAAGTTCAGTTAGTTTTGTGTTTCAGTTAAATGGAGTCTTAGCATTCTATTTAAACTGCCCTTTAGGATAAATTAGTGTTAAGACGACTTGTGGTATGGTCCTCGCCCACTAAGATGTGATGCACAGTACATTTTAGAGATCACTTTCTGCAGTGAACAGAAGCACGTACACATATGCCAACAGACCTTCTGCTGTGGGAATTTACACCTGCCTAGAATAATAAAGAGTTGCTGCGTAACTGGCATCTTCCATGATGAGAATATAGAGGAAGacttttagattttaaaatgcaaggtTAAGTTTTGATTTTAGCCTGTACTTTTCCATTTAAGAAAACTCACCAGCTAATAAATACAGAAGGAATGTCACATTCAAAGTGGGCCTATCTTCATCTGCAGGTCTAACACCTAACAGAATTCAGTATCGTTACACCCACGACCTAGGAACTGAGgcacaagcagcagcaacagtTTGTTCAGGACCTGTCAGCAACCAATTAGAGAACCAAGCCCAAATCTTAAACACTGGGTACTGTAACTACTAGGCTGTATTTCCTCCTCATGGAAGTGTCATTCAATCCCTTTTTTGTTAGTGCAAACAGCTACTTAGAGGCATAGTCATGCAATAATCTCCTATTTCATGAAATTAGGTTCCCTGCTCGCCTTTGAGAAGTTCAATCACAAcgtttttattttaagacattTCAGTTGCAGTTCAAGAGTCCTGACTTCCATTTTCAGACCAACAAGCAAGCCTGTTCCCACACTGAGCTGACTTTGGTGCTCCAAGAGCACGCTTGGGTGTTAAGTCTCTCAAACACACCGAGGAGTCAACTAGTTCCCTAGTTCACTGAGGGCTAAGCAGGCTGCAGAAGGTACACAACtgattaaaatttcatttgcatACCACAtgcaaaaaccaaaaatagGTCTCCTCCCCTGGAGCCCTCTGCTCAGCATTGCACACTTGCTCTTCTGGCTCCAGCAGGCCCCAAGCTGGAGGCCAGCAGAGACGCGGCATTCAGGCGGGGGGAGCATTTTGGCTGCGGTGTTATTCACAGCCACCTCCCACTCACACGGAAGGGCGTACTGCACCAAGAAGCTCTGCCATTGCACAGCCTACCTACGCTGCAAGTTCAAACCATTCTGGAGCACTTGATTACCAGAAAACCAGCTGGTGTTTGTGCAGATTCATTTAATCATCTTTTAATAGCATGTACTTCAACTGTGCTCAAACACTTGAAAGTAACAAATACAGCATTTCCACTTTCTTCTACGCCATTTCAGGGGACAGAACTGGCTTCGTCAAAGTTTGCCATTGCAGCACTGAATAAACCAAACGCCGAACATGAAATAAGGCAGGAGTTGAGACATCTTTCTCCCCCTAACCCAACTGTTAGTATAGCTGTGACCAGAAGAACCTGTTGGACTGTTTTAAGTTATgcaagaaaaagtgaaaaggcTGTCCTACAAAGCAGGTTAACAGCCCGCCCACTAATTAACAGTCTTTCCCATCAACCTACTAATCCCCCAAGCTGTTTTGGAGTCAATGAAGCACAATTCCTTCCAAAGGAACTCCATACCAGCCATCAGCTGGCACTACTCAGGCTTAACCAGAAAGCTAGACTGGATTTGgccagctgcagctgagccctGCAGCAAGAAAACCCAAATGCCATCTGACCTCCCTGAGCAGGTTACACCAGTCACTTCCTAAATTTGTCCTGCACCCCACACTACTGGGTACAGCAGGAAGCAGTCATGGGGAAGACCAGCAGCCTGACAGGGAAAGTGATCttgtactttttttaattaaaagtgttAAGGAATATTCTTAAGTGTTCTTTGATACTTGCACAAACAAGTCACCTGAAATCTCTAGTTTTGCTCTTGGGGGAAGGCTTTCCTCTctcccaggcagcagctctaCATCAATGGCAATGCTGCCTTGCAGGAGGCAAGCATGGCTTGCCACTCCAAGAGAAACTATGTTTTGGGTTTAAGGGTTTTCTTTGGTGGTTTGGCGACCATCTCTTCTTCCTATCCAGAGACCCAAGGGGCAGTTTCAACAAAAATTCTTCATCCCAACATTAATCAGACTTTTACCTTTACCTAGTACCTTGGCAAAAAAAGGCCCACCAGAAAACCACAACTACTAGATATTCTTAGTAGATGCACTTAAAGCAAGCAAACAGTTAATGTTGGTGCAATACAGCCTGTCCCATGTACTGATGGAGACCAGGCATAGTGACAGACAACAATCACAGAGCACACAATTTGAAAATTCTACTTTTGATTGAGGCA encodes the following:
- the SERPINE2 gene encoding glia-derived nexin isoform X2, with translation MPLLLEDEISSQISWLRYLQPETMNWHFPLLFVLGTLTSVCSQFSFYPLEELSSDVGIQVFNQIVKAKPQDNVVVSPHGIASVLGVLQLGADGKTKKQLTTMMRYSVNAAGSKEESQHHETSQLSLDHQQVLRGPPVVHRIQFENLCYGVGKALKKINRLIVSKKNKDIVTIANAVFAKSGFKMEVPFVTRNKEVFQCSVKSVDFEDPNAACDSINQWVKNETRGMIDQVVAPDDIDGSLTRLVLVNAVYFKGLWKSRFRPENTKKRPFYGADGKTYQVPMLSQLSIFRCGTTSTPNELWYNIIELPYHGEMISMLIALPTESTTPLSAIIPHISTKTIGSWMTTMVAKRVQVILPKFTAVAETDLKDPLKALGITDMFDQSKANFAKITRTEGLHVSHVLQKTKIEVSEDGTKASAATTAILIARSSPPWFIVDRPFVFFIRHNPTGTILFMGQINKP
- the SERPINE2 gene encoding glia-derived nexin isoform X3, whose protein sequence is MNWHFPLLFVLGTLTSVCSQFSFYPLEELSSDVGIQVFNQIVKAKPQDNVVVSPHGIASVLGVLQLGADGKTKKQLTTMMRYSVNGVGKALKKINRLIVSKKNKDIVTIANAVFAKSGFKMEVPFVTRNKEVFQCSVKSVDFEDPNAACDSINQWVKNETRGMIDQVVAPDDIDGSLTRLVLVNAVYFKGLWKSRFRPENTKKRPFYGADGKTYQVPMLSQLSIFRCGTTSTPNELWYNIIELPYHGEMISMLIALPTESTTPLSAIIPHISTKTIGSWMTTMVAKRVQVILPKFTAVAETDLKDPLKALGITDMFDQSKANFAKITRTEGLHVSHVLQKTKIEVSEDGTKASAATTAILIARSSPPWFIVDRPFVFFIRHNPTGTILFMGQINKP
- the SERPINE2 gene encoding glia-derived nexin isoform X1; protein product: MNWHFPLLFVLGTLTSVCSQFSFYPLEELSSDVGIQVFNQIVKAKPQDNVVVSPHGIASVLGVLQLGADGKTKKQLTTMMRYSVNAGSKEESQHHETSQLSLDHQQVLRGPPVVHRIQFENLCYGVGKALKKINRLIVSKKNKDIVTIANAVFAKSGFKMEVPFVTRNKEVFQCSVKSVDFEDPNAACDSINQWVKNETRGMIDQVVAPDDIDGSLTRLVLVNAVYFKGLWKSRFRPENTKKRPFYGADGKTYQVPMLSQLSIFRCGTTSTPNELWYNIIELPYHGEMISMLIALPTESTTPLSAIIPHISTKTIGSWMTTMVAKRVQVILPKFTAVAETDLKDPLKALGITDMFDQSKANFAKITRTEGLHVSHVLQKTKIEVSEDGTKASAATTAILIARSSPPWFIVDRPFVFFIRHNPTGTILFMGQINKP
- the SERPINE2 gene encoding glia-derived nexin isoform X4, producing the protein MNWHFPLLFVLGTLTSVCSQFSFYPLEELSSDVGIQVFNQIVKAKPQDNVVVSPHGIASVLGVLQLGADGKTKKQLTTMMRYSVNAAGSKEESQHHETSQLSLDHQQVLRGPPVVHRIQFENLCYGVGKALKKINRLIVSKKNKDIVTIANAVFAKSGFKMEVPFVTRNKEVFQCSVKSVDFEDPNAACDSINQWVKNETRGMIDQVVAPDDIDGSLTRLVLVNAVYFKGLWKSRFRPENTKKRPFYGADGKTYQVPMLSQLSIFRCGTTSTPNELWYNIIELPYHGEMISMLIALPTESTTPLSAIIPHISTKTIGSWMTTMVAKRVQVILPKFTAVAETDLKDPLKALGITDMFDQSKANFAKITRTEGLHVSHVLQKTKIEVSEDGTKASAATTAILIARSSPPWFIVDRPFVFFIRHNPTGTILFMGQINKP